A window from Neorhizobium sp. NCHU2750 encodes these proteins:
- a CDS encoding MmgE/PrpD family protein translates to MTQASDITAQAIGFIERMTYADLPDDALTIGRRCMVDTVGLYLAGSQEPSVRILAEDALAQGGRADAPLPGAGATKVPAALAGRVWGTSGHAHDWDDTQVSHDPAHVYGLLTHPSVPPLTAALIIASELGNADGKDVMLAFQVGFEVECKISEWMKPRHYRRGHHTSGTVGTFGAAAAAAKLMGLKGEKLANALGLAASFAAGIRVNFGTMTKPLHVGRACENGITAAKLAAEGFQADPAALDGPWGFFSVMGEGFDEEKAKQGFGAPLTIVSPGVSIKPYPSGILTHQSMDAMLKLVLDHNLKPQEVERIHFFAGKNIIEPIRYPIAKNHLQAKFSMPALLAMIVLCRRASHHEFEDAFVAGEAMQDLQARTDVINDLEIDAQGYDKIRSRIEVETKDGRTLVQWADERYRGGPSNPIDDSGLDAKFRMCAEGVINEDQQEELLGLVRGIDRVADIGRLVDLISGVSAEAKEMAAE, encoded by the coding sequence GTGACGCAAGCATCCGACATTACCGCCCAGGCGATTGGTTTCATAGAGCGTATGACCTATGCCGATCTGCCGGATGACGCCCTGACAATCGGCCGGCGCTGCATGGTCGATACTGTCGGTCTTTATCTCGCCGGCAGTCAGGAACCCTCAGTACGCATTTTGGCCGAGGACGCACTGGCGCAGGGCGGGCGGGCGGACGCGCCGCTTCCGGGTGCAGGTGCAACGAAGGTGCCGGCGGCGTTGGCGGGGCGGGTATGGGGCACATCCGGCCATGCTCATGACTGGGACGATACACAGGTCTCGCACGATCCTGCCCATGTCTACGGACTGCTGACCCACCCATCGGTACCGCCGTTGACAGCCGCCCTGATTATCGCCAGCGAGCTCGGCAATGCGGATGGCAAGGATGTCATGCTTGCATTCCAGGTCGGCTTCGAGGTGGAGTGCAAGATTTCCGAATGGATGAAGCCCCGTCACTATCGCCGGGGTCACCACACAAGCGGTACGGTCGGCACATTCGGTGCTGCTGCCGCGGCCGCCAAGCTGATGGGACTGAAGGGCGAGAAACTTGCCAATGCCCTGGGGCTTGCAGCAAGCTTCGCAGCCGGCATCCGGGTCAATTTCGGGACGATGACCAAGCCGCTGCATGTCGGCCGCGCCTGTGAGAACGGCATTACCGCCGCCAAGCTTGCGGCCGAGGGCTTTCAGGCTGATCCGGCCGCGCTCGACGGTCCCTGGGGCTTTTTCTCTGTGATGGGCGAAGGCTTCGACGAGGAAAAGGCAAAACAGGGTTTCGGTGCGCCTTTAACGATTGTGTCGCCGGGTGTCAGCATCAAACCCTATCCATCCGGCATCCTGACCCATCAGTCGATGGACGCGATGCTGAAGCTGGTGCTCGACCACAACCTCAAGCCGCAGGAAGTGGAGCGCATCCATTTCTTTGCCGGCAAAAACATCATCGAACCGATCCGCTATCCTATCGCGAAGAACCATTTGCAGGCGAAATTTTCGATGCCGGCGCTTCTGGCCATGATCGTGCTGTGCCGGCGAGCGAGCCACCACGAATTCGAGGATGCCTTCGTTGCGGGAGAGGCGATGCAGGATCTACAGGCGCGCACCGACGTGATCAACGATCTGGAGATCGATGCCCAGGGTTATGACAAGATCCGTTCGCGCATCGAAGTTGAGACCAAGGATGGGCGCACATTGGTGCAATGGGCGGATGAACGCTACCGCGGCGGCCCTTCCAACCCGATCGATGACAGCGGTCTCGACGCAAAATTCAGGATGTGCGCCGAGGGTGTGATCAACGAAGACCAGCAGGAGGAGCTGCTAGGTCTCGTGCGCGGCATCGATCGGGTGGCCGATATCGGGCGCCTTGTCGATCTCATCAGCGGAGTATCTGCCGAGGCCAAGGAGATGGCCGCCGAATAA
- a CDS encoding FCD domain-containing protein has protein sequence MLMSAVELLRTHSLPMVLEQEILAVLLGGELAPGDHLNEKDLASRFGISRGPVREALRSMESSGLIEQVPNRGFFVRQLTTQQAYDLYDVRAVLFGLAGKLLARRITEKEATRLATFIADMDAATAANDFDSYVPLNFAFHEFIVQNAGNTALAQQYLGLVKQLRLYRTRSLHHVASMHASQVEHHKMVDALIRRDPEEAQRTHHRHVEAAKERLIAIAADLK, from the coding sequence ATGCTGATGAGCGCCGTTGAATTGCTGAGAACGCATTCCCTGCCCATGGTTCTGGAGCAGGAAATTCTCGCTGTTCTGCTTGGTGGCGAACTGGCTCCGGGTGATCACCTGAATGAAAAAGACCTTGCATCCCGCTTCGGCATAAGCCGAGGTCCTGTCCGCGAGGCACTACGGTCGATGGAATCATCCGGCCTCATCGAGCAGGTGCCGAACCGCGGCTTCTTCGTCCGGCAACTGACCACGCAACAGGCCTATGATCTCTATGACGTTCGCGCAGTTCTCTTCGGACTGGCTGGAAAACTGCTTGCGCGGAGGATCACGGAAAAAGAGGCCACGCGCCTAGCCACCTTCATCGCCGACATGGACGCAGCCACCGCTGCAAATGATTTCGATTCCTATGTGCCGCTCAACTTCGCTTTCCATGAATTCATCGTGCAGAACGCCGGAAACACTGCGCTGGCGCAGCAATATCTCGGTCTGGTGAAACAACTAAGGCTCTATCGCACCCGCAGCCTGCATCATGTTGCATCAATGCATGCATCACAGGTCGAGCATCACAAGATGGTCGACGCCTTAATCCGCCGGGATCCTGAAGAGGCGCAGAGAACCCACCATCGACATGTCGAGGCCGCCAAGGAAAGGCTGATCGCGATCGCCGCCGATTTGAAATGA
- a CDS encoding MFS transporter, with product MSVDETIAAAGEKTTVSGGFFTRIGGPWSWAAMGCLWSIYAMNTNMRQWFSILQPSLVDEFHLTPSQMGIYSGILMIALSVSGVGLAPWLDRGGHGWARKYRHLPIALCYLIFSVLTGFGPLSATFGAIFAFQLIKNLASGAGETAEVTAVAEWWPLESRGFAQGLHHTAFPWGSLLGGLAIAAVFSIFGSQSWRYVFLILPWLVVPLLIIYWRFATPANYARFVDDTKARGLTPPLIETESGVTLHAAPGAFGRALRNPNIMVSSLASGLANFSYYGLSFWLPLYLAFVAHYSMASVAAYSVIFTITGGIGQIVWGLISDRFGRKYSLIAMFLWLAVAYLLFLYAGAGVGALVAIQLFAGMSTNGVYPALYALASDSSEKGAVAIANGLNMGGPVLGGLGTIFVGYIIEFGGGYSSPSGFMLALYFLAGVMTLAAVLIALFTRETAGKYQHLDRALVSREACLRSGMHG from the coding sequence ATGTCTGTTGATGAAACTATTGCCGCCGCCGGCGAGAAGACCACCGTCTCGGGTGGCTTTTTCACGCGTATCGGCGGCCCGTGGTCTTGGGCCGCTATGGGATGCCTGTGGTCGATCTATGCAATGAACACCAACATGCGGCAGTGGTTCTCCATCCTCCAGCCATCGCTGGTGGATGAGTTCCATCTCACGCCGTCACAGATGGGTATCTATTCCGGCATCCTGATGATTGCGCTTAGCGTCTCAGGCGTCGGTCTTGCGCCGTGGCTCGACCGCGGTGGCCACGGCTGGGCACGCAAGTACCGTCATCTGCCGATCGCTCTCTGCTATCTAATCTTCTCCGTGCTGACGGGATTTGGTCCGCTCAGTGCGACCTTCGGTGCAATCTTCGCCTTCCAATTGATCAAAAATCTTGCGAGCGGCGCCGGCGAAACCGCGGAAGTCACCGCCGTCGCGGAGTGGTGGCCGCTGGAGAGTCGCGGCTTCGCCCAGGGACTGCATCACACGGCGTTCCCATGGGGATCGCTCTTGGGCGGCCTCGCAATCGCCGCTGTCTTCTCGATTTTCGGCAGCCAATCCTGGCGCTATGTCTTCCTGATACTGCCATGGCTCGTGGTGCCGTTGCTGATTATCTATTGGCGCTTCGCGACGCCGGCAAACTATGCCCGCTTCGTCGACGACACGAAGGCGCGGGGCCTCACCCCACCGTTGATCGAAACGGAAAGCGGCGTGACGCTGCATGCTGCGCCTGGCGCATTCGGCCGCGCTTTGCGCAACCCCAACATCATGGTGTCCTCGCTCGCCTCGGGCCTGGCGAATTTCAGCTACTATGGCTTGAGCTTCTGGCTGCCATTGTATCTGGCGTTTGTCGCCCACTACTCGATGGCTTCGGTCGCCGCCTATTCCGTCATCTTCACGATAACGGGTGGCATCGGCCAAATTGTCTGGGGGCTCATTTCGGACAGGTTCGGCCGCAAGTATAGCCTGATAGCCATGTTTCTCTGGCTTGCCGTCGCCTATCTACTGTTCCTCTATGCGGGAGCTGGTGTAGGCGCTCTTGTTGCGATCCAGCTCTTTGCCGGCATGTCCACCAACGGCGTCTATCCAGCTCTTTACGCGCTGGCCTCTGACTCCAGTGAAAAGGGAGCCGTAGCGATTGCCAACGGGCTCAATATGGGTGGTCCGGTGCTGGGTGGCCTCGGTACGATCTTCGTCGGCTACATTATCGAATTCGGTGGTGGCTATTCGTCCCCCTCTGGCTTCATGCTGGCGCTGTATTTCCTGGCAGGCGTCATGACGCTTGCTGCGGTTCTGATCGCCCTGTTCACCCGGGAGACTGCCGGAAAGTACCAGCATCTCGATAGGGCGCTGGTCAGCCGGGAAGCATGCCTTCGCAGCGGCATGCACGGCTGA
- a CDS encoding nuclear transport factor 2 family protein, which translates to MDMDIAKMTASDFLSKWVETFNADKSKLIELYAPNASLHGTSSAELYIGRDRIRTYFHGTATVSISHLHCSDVAANVALLVGHCVFCSVLDDVRVETPARFTFLMEKRREDGWVILHHHSSANPK; encoded by the coding sequence ATGGATATGGATATTGCAAAGATGACGGCTTCGGATTTCTTGTCGAAATGGGTGGAGACCTTCAACGCAGACAAATCGAAGCTCATAGAGTTATACGCGCCCAATGCATCTTTGCATGGGACATCCAGCGCGGAACTCTACATAGGGCGTGACAGAATCCGCACCTATTTCCACGGCACGGCGACAGTGTCGATAAGCCACCTTCACTGTTCGGATGTGGCTGCGAATGTTGCCCTGCTCGTTGGCCATTGCGTGTTCTGTAGCGTGCTGGATGATGTGCGGGTCGAAACGCCTGCCCGGTTCACCTTTCTGATGGAGAAACGCCGGGAGGACGGATGGGTTATCCTGCATCATCATTCTTCCGCCAACCCGAAGTAA
- a CDS encoding LacI family DNA-binding transcriptional regulator: MSQCFCWTFCIILSIFATKRFARNLMVTIRDVAKAAGVAVSTVSAVVNNSAYVSPELRERVEAAVRSLRYAPSRTARNLKSGRSQLIALSVSNLKNPFFAEIVLNAEALAADWGYSLVVLNSGENPEREKRNVMIARELSCDGMIISPVGRSDPSRWQALEGKIPLVLLAGPSESNVHDTVTLNNVSAGRQVTDYLLDMQHTRIGSVTGTTDVDPGRGRYQGMLDAMSARGVDVDTSLVRSGAFREDTAYSAARELLQLPRRPTAIYVANGIMALGVLRAISDLGLECPRDISIVSTDVVAGLPGVRPRLTRTVHPVAKMTTEAVRMLVDRLNGHAEAPPRHAVFEPDFVIGDSCKPFVGY, translated from the coding sequence ATGAGTCAATGTTTTTGCTGGACTTTTTGCATTATTTTGTCGATTTTTGCGACGAAACGTTTCGCTAGGAATTTGATGGTTACGATTCGAGATGTCGCCAAAGCTGCCGGAGTTGCCGTTTCGACGGTTTCGGCCGTCGTCAATAATTCGGCATATGTGAGCCCCGAATTGCGGGAGAGGGTCGAAGCGGCAGTCCGGAGCCTGCGCTATGCGCCGTCGCGAACGGCGCGCAATCTCAAGAGTGGACGCAGCCAACTCATCGCTCTGTCGGTGTCGAACCTGAAAAACCCATTCTTTGCGGAGATCGTCTTGAATGCCGAAGCTCTGGCGGCAGACTGGGGGTATTCACTTGTTGTCTTGAACAGTGGGGAAAATCCCGAGCGCGAAAAACGCAACGTCATGATCGCACGGGAACTCTCTTGTGATGGAATGATCATTTCTCCCGTCGGGCGATCCGATCCCAGCCGCTGGCAGGCCCTTGAGGGTAAGATTCCGCTCGTGCTTCTCGCCGGCCCTTCCGAAAGCAATGTCCATGATACAGTGACGCTCAACAACGTCTCGGCCGGACGACAGGTAACGGACTATTTGCTCGACATGCAGCACACCCGTATTGGATCCGTAACCGGCACGACCGATGTAGATCCCGGCCGCGGACGATATCAGGGCATGCTAGACGCCATGAGTGCGCGCGGAGTTGACGTCGATACGAGTCTCGTCCGCTCTGGCGCGTTCAGGGAAGACACGGCATATTCGGCGGCAAGAGAGCTTCTTCAATTGCCTCGGAGGCCGACGGCGATCTACGTCGCCAATGGCATCATGGCTCTCGGGGTGCTGCGTGCCATCTCTGATCTCGGGCTGGAATGTCCCCGTGATATATCTATCGTCTCGACCGACGTCGTGGCGGGACTACCGGGTGTGCGTCCGCGTCTCACGCGCACAGTCCATCCGGTTGCCAAGATGACGACCGAAGCAGTGCGCATGCTTGTCGACCGCCTGAACGGGCATGCCGAAGCCCCGCCGCGTCACGCCGTTTTCGAACCCGATTTCGTCATCGGCGATAGTTGCAAACCGTTTGTAGGGTATTGA
- a CDS encoding N-acyl homoserine lactonase family protein, with amino-acid sequence MTFIKRLWALEGGYIRPDRGALVLGEQGPVTIPSPTFLMEHERGLVLMDTGMVPAAADDVHAVYGDMAELDGISLKPEHRVDRQLEMIGFKTSDVDYVIMSHLHWDHTGGMYLFPHAKFFVMSGELQYAFWPRAGGPLYRREDIEPTRGFDWTEIEIPDFDFFGDGSLRVVHLPGHSPGNASLVVRLANRTFILAGDTAHLRSGLEKDLPMPSDWNTFEAVRSIRKLKQMAHSLDARIWMLHDDEDWAEFKHAPDFYA; translated from the coding sequence ATGACCTTCATTAAGCGGCTTTGGGCACTGGAAGGCGGGTACATCCGACCCGACCGTGGTGCACTGGTGTTGGGAGAGCAGGGACCGGTCACCATACCGTCTCCAACCTTCCTGATGGAGCATGAACGCGGCCTGGTCTTGATGGATACCGGCATGGTCCCGGCTGCGGCAGATGATGTCCATGCAGTCTATGGCGACATGGCGGAACTTGACGGCATCTCGCTGAAGCCAGAACATCGCGTCGATCGACAGCTTGAAATGATCGGCTTCAAGACGTCGGATGTCGACTATGTCATCATGTCCCATCTGCATTGGGATCATACCGGCGGGATGTATCTGTTTCCGCATGCCAAGTTCTTCGTCATGAGCGGTGAACTCCAATATGCATTCTGGCCCCGTGCAGGCGGCCCGCTCTATCGGCGCGAGGACATTGAGCCAACCCGCGGGTTCGACTGGACCGAGATTGAAATCCCGGATTTCGACTTTTTCGGCGATGGAAGCCTCAGGGTCGTGCATCTGCCTGGACACAGCCCAGGCAATGCCAGTCTCGTGGTGCGTCTCGCCAACCGGACTTTCATCCTGGCCGGTGACACGGCCCATCTGCGGTCCGGCCTTGAAAAAGATCTGCCGATGCCGTCCGACTGGAACACGTTTGAGGCAGTGCGGTCTATCCGCAAGCTGAAGCAGATGGCCCATAGCCTCGATGCAAGGATATGGATGCTGCATGACGACGAGGATTGGGCGGAATTCAAGCATGCTCCGGATTTCTACGCGTAA
- a CDS encoding electron transfer flavoprotein-ubiquinone oxidoreductase, translating to MSEEMELPERESMEFDVVIVGAGPAGLSAAIRLKQVNPDLTVVVLEKGSEVGAHILSGAVVDPVGIDALLPDWREDDSHPFKTEVTDDQFLFLTGSSAIRLPNIAMPPLMNNHGKYIVSLGNVCRWLAGKAEELGVEIYPGFAASEVLYDEDGRVIGVATGDMGIEKNGEPGPNYTRGMALLGKYTLIGEGVRGSLAKQLIEKFALSKDRDVQKFGIGIKELWEVKPEKHKQGLVQHSFGWPLDMKTGGGSFLYHLEDNLVAVGFVLHLNYKNPYLFPFEEFQRFKTHPAIRGTFEGAKRISYGARAITEGGYQSVPKLSFPGGALIGCSAGFVNVPRIKGSHNAVLSGILAAEKLAAAIADGRSNDEVVEIENAWRDGPIGKDLKLVRNVKPLWSKFGTIIGISLGGLDMWTNQLFGFSLFGTLKHGKTDAASLEPASKHSKIDYPKPDGVLTFDRLSSVFLSNTNHEEGQPVHLKVKDMALQKRSEHDIFAGPSTRYCPAGVYEWREQDGEETYVINAQNCVHCKTCDIKDPNQNINWVPPQGGEGPVYPNM from the coding sequence ATGAGCGAAGAGATGGAACTTCCCGAACGGGAATCGATGGAATTCGACGTTGTGATCGTCGGCGCGGGCCCGGCCGGCCTGTCTGCGGCGATCCGGCTGAAACAGGTCAACCCGGATCTGACGGTGGTCGTGCTGGAAAAGGGCTCGGAAGTCGGCGCCCATATCCTGTCGGGCGCGGTGGTCGATCCGGTCGGTATCGATGCGCTTTTGCCCGACTGGCGCGAGGATGACAGCCATCCGTTCAAGACCGAGGTCACCGACGACCAGTTTCTCTTCCTGACCGGCTCGAGCGCCATCCGCCTGCCGAATATCGCCATGCCGCCGCTGATGAACAATCACGGCAAGTATATCGTCTCGCTCGGTAATGTCTGTCGCTGGCTGGCGGGCAAGGCGGAGGAGCTCGGCGTCGAGATCTATCCGGGCTTTGCCGCATCGGAAGTGCTTTATGACGAGGACGGCCGCGTCATCGGGGTGGCGACCGGCGACATGGGCATCGAGAAGAACGGCGAGCCCGGCCCGAATTATACCCGCGGCATGGCGCTTCTGGGCAAATACACGCTGATCGGCGAGGGCGTCCGTGGTTCGCTCGCCAAGCAGCTGATCGAAAAATTCGCGCTGTCGAAGGACCGCGACGTCCAGAAATTCGGCATCGGCATCAAGGAATTGTGGGAAGTAAAACCCGAGAAGCACAAGCAGGGCCTCGTCCAGCATTCCTTCGGCTGGCCGCTCGACATGAAGACCGGTGGCGGTTCCTTCCTCTATCACCTGGAAGACAATCTCGTCGCCGTCGGCTTCGTCCTGCATCTCAACTACAAGAACCCCTATCTCTTCCCCTTCGAGGAGTTCCAGCGGTTCAAGACCCATCCGGCCATCCGCGGCACGTTCGAGGGCGCCAAGCGCATCTCCTATGGTGCACGCGCGATCACCGAGGGCGGCTACCAGTCGGTTCCCAAACTCTCCTTCCCCGGCGGTGCGCTGATCGGCTGTTCGGCGGGCTTCGTCAACGTGCCGCGCATCAAGGGTTCGCACAATGCCGTCCTGTCCGGCATTCTGGCGGCCGAAAAGCTCGCCGCGGCGATCGCCGATGGCCGTTCCAATGACGAGGTCGTCGAGATCGAGAACGCATGGCGCGACGGCCCGATCGGGAAGGACCTGAAGCTGGTCCGCAACGTCAAGCCGCTCTGGTCGAAGTTCGGCACCATCATCGGCATCTCGCTCGGCGGCCTCGACATGTGGACCAACCAGCTGTTCGGCTTTTCGCTGTTCGGCACGCTGAAGCACGGCAAGACCGATGCGGCCTCGCTCGAGCCGGCCTCGAAACACAGCAAGATCGACTATCCGAAGCCGGATGGCGTGTTGACCTTCGACCGCCTGTCGTCCGTCTTCCTCTCCAACACCAATCATGAGGAAGGCCAGCCGGTCCACCTGAAGGTGAAGGATATGGCGCTGCAGAAGCGTTCGGAACACGATATCTTCGCCGGCCCGTCGACCCGCTACTGTCCGGCCGGCGTCTATGAATGGCGCGAGCAGGATGGTGAGGAGACCTACGTCATCAACGCGCAGAACTGCGTCCACTGCAAGACCTGCGACATCAAGGACCCCAACCAGAACATCAATTGGGTTCCCCCGCAGGGCGGCGAGGGGCCTGTCTATCCCAATATGTGA